A DNA window from Stutzerimonas stutzeri contains the following coding sequences:
- a CDS encoding HD-GYP domain-containing protein yields MKLTRKSGKHTDTLLVPTRRRVSVANLELGMYVCELDRPWNETNFAFQGFPLLTPGDVLRVRSCCVYVYVDDTRRVRLKHGASVAAGAPRMRKPQERRYHALSIEVDEARAAYLDGTQLIEQVLADVQHGRVIDTRACHGAVRRNLESMLRNESAMLWLIRLKKKDLYTSLHCLSVSIMAMGFGNHLGLLDDKLQLLGMAGLLHDVGKMRVDPEILNKPGKLTPQEFEVIKRHPVFGLEALRAQPGIPEAVLHAAYGHHERLDGTGYPLGSGPAQISYMTRIITIVDAFDAITSHRAYDCARPVQSAFEILRSGSGRQFDEDLVREFIRWLGAFPVGTLVELHTGEVAVVVEKHQQFQLRPRVVVLRDAAKERCAARYLDLAQVTVDEEGTPYRISIGLPDGSFGLHIADPELQSILHPETLADFEQDNT; encoded by the coding sequence ATGAAACTGACACGCAAGTCAGGCAAGCATACCGATACCTTGTTGGTGCCAACCCGTCGCCGGGTCTCTGTCGCCAACCTGGAATTGGGTATGTACGTCTGCGAGCTGGATCGGCCATGGAACGAAACCAACTTCGCATTCCAGGGGTTTCCGCTATTAACGCCCGGTGATGTGCTCAGGGTTCGCAGCTGTTGCGTATATGTGTACGTAGACGACACGCGGCGAGTCCGCCTGAAGCACGGCGCCTCGGTTGCGGCCGGCGCACCGCGTATGCGCAAACCGCAGGAGCGGCGATATCATGCGCTCTCGATCGAAGTGGACGAGGCGCGCGCAGCCTACCTGGATGGCACTCAGCTTATCGAGCAGGTGCTTGCCGACGTGCAGCATGGCCGGGTGATCGACACCCGAGCGTGCCATGGAGCGGTCAGGCGTAATCTTGAAAGTATGTTGCGCAACGAGAGCGCGATGCTCTGGCTGATTCGGCTGAAGAAAAAGGATCTCTATACCAGCCTGCACTGCCTATCCGTTTCGATCATGGCGATGGGGTTCGGCAACCATCTCGGCTTGCTGGACGACAAGCTGCAGCTGCTGGGGATGGCTGGCCTGCTGCACGACGTAGGCAAGATGCGTGTCGATCCTGAGATCCTCAACAAGCCCGGCAAGCTGACGCCACAGGAATTCGAGGTGATAAAGCGGCATCCGGTCTTCGGCCTGGAAGCACTGCGGGCACAGCCCGGAATTCCGGAGGCGGTGCTGCATGCCGCTTACGGCCACCACGAGCGGCTCGATGGTACCGGCTATCCGTTGGGCTCGGGGCCGGCACAAATTTCTTACATGACGCGCATCATCACCATCGTCGATGCGTTCGACGCCATCACCAGCCATCGGGCCTACGACTGTGCCCGGCCGGTGCAGTCGGCCTTCGAGATTCTGCGCAGTGGCAGTGGCAGACAGTTTGACGAAGATCTGGTGCGCGAATTCATCCGTTGGCTAGGAGCCTTCCCGGTCGGCACGTTGGTTGAGCTGCACACCGGCGAAGTGGCTGTGGTCGTGGAAAAGCACCAGCAGTTCCAGCTGCGGCCCCGCGTCGTGGTCCTGCGCGATGCCGCAAAGGAGCGCTGTGCCGCTCGCTATCTAGACCTGGCTCAGGTCACGGTGGACGAGGAGGGCACGCCCTATCGCATTTCCATCGGCTTGCCGGACGGCTCCTTCGGGTTGCATATCGCCGACCCGGAACTGCAATCCATCCTCCATCCAGAGACGCTGGCTGACTTCGAGCAGGACAACACCTAA
- a CDS encoding nucleotidyltransferase family protein produces MQKLAQLRSIIAADPIRMRILHHVKALGLPDCWVAAGFVRSAVWHHLHQRTGFAQLSDIDVIWFEAQLADQAADTEIEASLRRSDGLLDWSVKNQARMHLRNGDQPYKSATDAMAHWPETATAVGVRLRMDGEIEVAAPLGLDDLFNLIVRPTAHFQSEKRQAYLDRIASKNWIETWPKLSIL; encoded by the coding sequence ATGCAAAAACTTGCTCAGTTGCGATCCATCATCGCTGCAGATCCGATAAGGATGCGAATTCTTCATCACGTGAAGGCGCTCGGTTTACCAGACTGCTGGGTAGCGGCCGGGTTCGTGCGCAGTGCGGTTTGGCATCACCTTCACCAACGCACCGGCTTCGCCCAGCTGTCCGACATCGACGTCATCTGGTTCGAGGCGCAACTGGCCGATCAAGCCGCGGATACCGAGATCGAGGCGAGCCTGAGGCGTTCGGACGGCTTGCTCGACTGGTCAGTGAAAAACCAGGCGCGCATGCACCTTCGCAACGGTGATCAACCGTACAAGTCGGCGACGGACGCGATGGCGCATTGGCCCGAGACGGCCACGGCGGTCGGGGTGCGGCTAAGAATGGATGGGGAGATCGAGGTGGCAGCGCCACTTGGGCTGGACGATCTTTTCAACCTGATCGTCCGGCCTACAGCGCATTTTCAAAGCGAGAAACGACAAGCCTATCTGGATCGCATCGCTTCGAAGAATTGGATCGAGACCTGGCCAAAACTGAGCATTCTCTAA
- a CDS encoding crotonase/enoyl-CoA hydratase family protein, which translates to MSELVSYQFEDGVATLTLCNGKVNALSPAVFEALNAALDRAEQDRAIVILTGQPGILSGGYDLKVMTSSPENAMTLVATGSTFARRMLAHPFPIIVACPGHAVAKGAFLLLSADYRIGVEGPFHIGLNEVQIGMTMHHAGIELARDRLRKSAFHRSVINGEMFDPAGAVDAGFLDKVVPTGELLAVARAAAKQLKKINMVAHKNTKLKVRKALLETLDEAIALDQQHFG; encoded by the coding sequence ATGAGTGAGCTGGTCTCTTACCAATTCGAAGACGGCGTCGCCACGCTGACGCTGTGCAATGGCAAGGTCAATGCGCTCTCGCCTGCGGTGTTCGAGGCGCTCAATGCCGCGCTGGATCGCGCCGAGCAAGACCGTGCCATCGTGATTCTCACCGGGCAACCGGGTATTCTCTCTGGCGGTTATGACCTCAAGGTAATGACTTCGAGTCCAGAGAACGCCATGACGTTGGTCGCCACCGGCTCGACCTTCGCGCGGCGGATGCTGGCGCACCCGTTCCCGATCATTGTTGCCTGTCCGGGCCATGCGGTCGCCAAGGGCGCCTTCCTACTGCTGTCGGCGGACTACCGCATTGGTGTCGAAGGGCCATTCCATATCGGCCTCAATGAGGTGCAGATCGGCATGACCATGCACCATGCCGGCATCGAGTTGGCGCGCGACCGTCTGCGCAAGTCGGCTTTCCACCGTTCGGTGATCAACGGCGAAATGTTCGATCCGGCTGGCGCGGTGGATGCTGGCTTCCTCGACAAGGTAGTGCCGACCGGTGAGCTGCTGGCAGTCGCCAGGGCTGCGGCCAAGCAGTTGAAGAAGATCAACATGGTGGCGCACAAGAACACCAAGCTGAAAGTGCGCAAGGCGCTGCTTGAAACTCTCGACGAGGCGATCGCGCTGGACCAGCAGCACTTCGGCTGA
- a CDS encoding aspartate aminotransferase family protein codes for MSASHTPVERADFDQVIVPTFAPAAFVPVRGLGSRVWDQSGRELVDFSGGIAVNALGHAHPAMVAALTEQAGKLWHISNIYTNEPALRLAKKLVAATFADRAFFCNSGAEANEAAFKLARRYAHDVYGPQKFEIISALNSFHGRTLFTVTVGGQPKYSDGFGPKIEGITHVPYNDLEALKAAISDKTCAVVLEPIQGESGILPGDQAYLEGARQLCNEHNALLIFDEVQTGLGRTGELFAYMHYGVTPDILTNAKSLGGGFPIGAMLTTNEIAAHLSVGTHGTTYGGNPLACAVAETVLDIVNTPEVLEGVKARHERFKARLMQIGERYGVFSLVRGRGLLIGCVLSDAWKGKAGAFCAAAEKQALMVLQAGPDVVRLAPSLVIDQADIDEGLDRLERAIATLTQA; via the coding sequence ATGTCCGCCTCGCACACCCCGGTAGAACGTGCCGATTTCGACCAGGTCATTGTTCCCACCTTCGCCCCAGCAGCCTTCGTACCGGTACGTGGCCTGGGTTCGCGAGTATGGGATCAGAGCGGGCGAGAACTGGTGGATTTCTCTGGCGGCATCGCGGTCAACGCGCTGGGTCATGCACACCCGGCTATGGTCGCGGCGCTGACTGAGCAGGCTGGCAAGCTCTGGCACATCTCCAACATCTATACCAACGAGCCGGCACTGCGCCTGGCGAAGAAGCTGGTCGCGGCGACCTTCGCCGACCGCGCGTTCTTCTGCAACTCCGGCGCCGAAGCCAACGAGGCGGCATTCAAGCTGGCCCGTCGTTACGCCCATGACGTCTACGGCCCGCAGAAATTCGAAATCATTTCCGCGCTCAACAGCTTCCACGGCCGCACCCTGTTCACCGTCACGGTGGGCGGGCAGCCGAAGTACTCCGACGGTTTCGGGCCGAAGATCGAAGGCATTACCCATGTGCCTTACAACGACCTCGAGGCGCTTAAGGCGGCAATTTCTGACAAGACCTGCGCGGTGGTGCTGGAGCCGATCCAGGGCGAGAGTGGCATCCTGCCGGGCGATCAGGCCTATCTGGAAGGCGCGCGCCAGCTGTGCAACGAGCACAACGCGCTGCTGATCTTCGATGAGGTGCAGACCGGCCTTGGTCGTACCGGCGAGCTGTTCGCCTACATGCATTACGGTGTCACGCCGGACATCCTGACCAACGCCAAGAGTCTGGGCGGCGGTTTCCCCATCGGCGCGATGCTGACCACCAACGAAATCGCCGCGCACCTGAGTGTCGGCACCCACGGCACCACCTATGGCGGTAATCCGCTGGCCTGCGCGGTTGCCGAGACGGTGCTGGATATCGTTAACACGCCGGAAGTGCTCGAAGGCGTCAAGGCGCGGCACGAGCGTTTCAAGGCCCGACTCATGCAGATCGGCGAGCGCTATGGTGTGTTCAGCCTGGTGCGGGGTCGCGGCCTGCTGATCGGCTGCGTGCTGAGCGATGCCTGGAAGGGCAAGGCCGGTGCCTTCTGTGCTGCTGCTGAGAAGCAAGCGCTGATGGTGCTGCAGGCTGGCCCTGACGTGGTGCGGCTGGCGCCGAGCCTGGTGATCGACCAAGCTGATATCGACGAAGGGCTGGATCGTCTCGAGCGCGCCATCGCGACGCTGACCCAGGCCTGA
- a CDS encoding DUF1810 domain-containing protein — protein MADLHNLQRFVDAQQDHYQQALEELRSGSKRTHWMWFIFPQLQGLGRSAMAQRYAISGREEAIAYLQHPILGPRLRTCTQAMLEHCSGSARQILGSPDDLKFHSCMTLFARTASEPALFEQALQAFFDGQADPASLERLD, from the coding sequence ATGGCCGACCTTCATAATCTGCAGCGCTTTGTCGATGCGCAGCAGGACCATTACCAACAGGCGCTCGAAGAGCTGCGAAGCGGCAGCAAACGCACGCACTGGATGTGGTTCATCTTTCCGCAGCTGCAGGGCCTTGGCCGTAGCGCCATGGCGCAGCGCTACGCTATTTCAGGGCGTGAGGAGGCGATTGCTTATCTGCAGCATCCGATCCTCGGGCCTCGCCTGCGGACCTGTACCCAGGCGATGCTCGAACATTGCAGCGGTAGTGCACGGCAAATTCTTGGGAGTCCGGACGACCTGAAATTTCATTCCTGCATGACCCTATTCGCTCGCACCGCCTCGGAACCGGCGCTATTCGAACAAGCACTGCAGGCCTTCTTCGACGGTCAAGCAGACCCCGCCAGCCTCGAACGACTGGACTAG